The nucleotide sequence aggtggtgctagAAAGGAAAGCCTGGATAATTTCCGAGTTGCCAACgcttggcaactcggtgcatttcttggagaagcaccggatgaagtctcagagagactcatccggcgcctagcgacaactcttgaggtcctaggagttcccagggcgcatgtatgtgccctgaaaattcctgacgaagacccttatcaagtcgcgccagtcgtggatctgcgagggagggagatgttcaagccaggctcgcgccgagtctgacaagaacaacaggagattgcggatgatgagcaggtcatcgtctgcgtcgcctagctgacaagccaggcagtaatcggccagccaaagttcgGGGTTGGCCTCACCGCTGTACTTCACGAGGTTGGCCGGTTGTCGAAACCGGGCCAGGAATTGAGCAACGCGGATAGCTCTACTAAAAACTCGAGGGCCAGGCActcgggagaaggactgtggtcctcctcaCTATCGTAGCGGCCGCCCCGGTGTGGATTGGAGCcccgggcgggcccctcattgttgtGGCGCCGTCGTcagctgaccacatcgtggtcgccttgcgcctcgcatcggttgtcgaggcggtcgCGGACCGAGGGGACCCTGTTGGCTGTTGATACCTGAGCGGGCTTAGGACGAACTGAGGCCCCCCTATCCTGTCGAGGTGGTGCCGTGGGAAGTTCTAAAGCACCCCCACGCCGTCTAGAGGCGGAGCTCTCGGCTTGctgtaccgcggcggtctcgaggagatcccggagctcgctgcggacccgtcgcccctccgtagtagagggctcaggcatcgtTCGGACTAGCATTGCCGTggccgcgatgttctggctagcgcgattaaagattgggggttgctcaccccctttgtcgtcgttgatgcggtggtggacgtcgcgggccctccgccgggctcctccgccatcaccgcgaccctgctgctcctgctcgagagtgtctcggagctgctgcagaaggagtcaatcttgctcgaccttggcctaaagctcacggagctaCTCCAGGTCCGGACGTCGAAGTTGTCCGGGGGCAAGGCTCTCATTCCGCGCTGTCGGTGGGACAACGCGTGagggtgtggcatcgcccgctcCCTGGCGAAGCAGGgtacggttgcctgccccctcgtcctcatcgcccatgcTCGACATcccgagtccgacgtggaagcattcatgagtgggatcgtaagtgccttcgccgtcagagttggagtagccgaagcagtagtcgctcgaggccaggaagcggcgcatggcttcagggtcgcaaagtctagagaagtccgctccggcccacgcctcatcctcctctgaggagtccgCGCGGGTGTGAGTCAAAGTCGTGGTGCCAAAGttgagggcgaagcgttggtggcgtcctgagggctatgcatgagcagaagcgtaggcggaagcataggtggcggcagcatttctcaacccgaagggatacggggatggtgccatcgccgggctttGCTCCGCCGAAGTTGACTCCTCAGgacgtggcggggcagagcttgatgtcggggcgtcgTCGTGCGCCACCGACGTTTTTctcttgtccaggctcaggctagacaggtccccaaccagggaccttgtgccaacagctgggcgtgggataccggtggagAGTGGCGTGTCGCCCTGAGTTCGCGTGGTGTCGAGGTGTccccgctcgcgtcgtgcctggcgaacgcgatgagagcggccgcccgggcgccgcctgcgcctaggctgtgggtgcgtgacgtcgtcatcggtcggtggggctcggggtgtgagaagtaccatatcgtactcacatcctagagacatgaactctaggctcctgaaccagatcaccgtgccgagacgcagtggtcgtacgggatctgccatccggaacttgttagggagatgaagctgacacacagaacccctacctggtgcgccaactgtcggtgttttggaccggcgggccctcaactaACTAGTAAAAacatgctgcgtgcccctaatctcggatggtgatgcaaagagacataaggtttatactggttcgggcaatgggtgccctacgtccagtctgagagatcgatcttgtattccttgcaccgaaatgctcgtagtagggggttacaagcagggcgagagagggatctagtcccaagtctctgcgcGGAGCcgcatggattgcttgagatgttgatctcaggcggcggagaagcgtgcgtgttacagaaagtcgagtgtgtgttcgtctacctcTTGAACCCGTGAgccccctcccttttatagttgaaggggggacaggggtgatgcatgtgttagctatgcggcgccgtgcgaacagaggcggcatgtccgagccctgtagcctgttattatggcggtatggttgatggagtggtcctgcccttgaagcgctggagcgacgtgccggtcacatccgaacttgtgcgacgtgggagctccagtgatggctGGACGCAGGGCCTAGCGAGCGACGTGTTGCTTGCTGTGCGTTGGCTGCGtgaagagccgaggcccagttggtgccgaggccgagccgtcgtagggggctcggcaggcgcgaatctcgaggttgccgagaccctgaagcagACTGCTGAGGCGTGGGGGGAGCAGTTGATtctgtacactgattctgaggctatagtaacctggacttgactccgcacgccgcgttgtttctggagcaggggttaggtagcacagtgcagtatgggcgccggtcgtgggcacaaTACCGAGCATAGTGCCCGGTAACCCCTGTCCTATCCTGGACGGCGTGGCTTCGACGTGACTGGCGTCCAGTCGGCcacgccgctgtgtcgagccgtcattcggctgatatcgcgggagcggtCGAACGCGCCGGTTGGACGTGACGtcttgtccgagaagttggtcgaggcggaggcgactgggttgttttgccgagccggccttgagcgaggcggagaatcggcgtctcgtccgaggctgtacgcgcggggcctcgggcgagacagagaattggttcctcggccgagacctttcgcgcgaggcctcgagcaagACGGAAAACTGGTAGGTcgtccgaggccttccgtgcgaggcctctagcgaggcggagattAGCTAAACCTCGGACATGTCTGGTGTTTAGCTAATAGTTGTCCCTTGGCCTTGATTTTGACGGGTTCTAAGCGATCTTTTctattgttgcttaggggacctctTTTCGTGGTACCCGACAGCACTGGTACGTcctttactatgtatttagatataatgTTTATGTAGAagcatagtaaaagctatgtataTAAAAAAAAAATCCGAAAAACTTATGATTTGGGACAATGGGAGTATTTTAATTCGTTGGACCTAATAGGACATTGCCATATTATTAACGATACTAACTTTATTATAGATGTCATGAttatcataaaataaattatagccaGTAAATTTTATGAAAAAGGTAACATATAAATAGATATATAACATTTTTTCCTTATTTCCTATCAAGGTCTGGTAGGTTTTTCTTCACCCGTTGCAACGCCCGAACATATTTGCTAGTAATTAATAATTCTCGGAGAATGATACATTCGGACAACAGTATCCTTCATTAAGATATTTTCACGGCGCATGCCTTGCTTCAGTTCAGTTATTTGTTTTAATATTTATTGGATGAGTATCCGTATGTTGCAACGGGGAGAATACCATCAGGTATTCGTAGATGTGTATTTTTTTATGAATTTTTCCATCGCTGATTCACTCAACTTAAAAAAACTCTATGATGCCTAAGAAACCGGACAGGAGAGTTaattagtactccctccatcccaaattgtaagtcattccaagaatcttggagagtcaaagcatctcaagtttgaccaaatttatataataagataataacatttatgataccaactaagtaccaatagattctttgttaattatatttttatagtatacctatttgatgtcataaatctttgtaattttttttataattttggtcaaacttgagaaactttgactctccaagattcttggaatgacttacaatttgggatggagggagtacgcaACAAATATGCAAAATACGGGGAGAATACCATCAGGTATTCGTAGATGTGTATTTTTTTTTATGAATTTTTCCATCGCTGATTCACTCAACTTAAAAAAACTCTATGATGCCTAAGAAAACGGACAGGAGAGTTAATTAGTACGCAACAAATATGCAAAACCGGACAGGAGAGTTAGTAGTAACAAATATGCATTGTCTGACATTTTTTATACTTCGCACTCACATGTGACGAAAAGAGAACTGAGAACAAGACTGATTGAGCACACTGTTTATATAGTGACAACATTTACAATATACGAACTGTTTCTAATCACTAGAATATTCTACTATGCTAGGGGTTAAAATGCTCTTTACAGTTTACGTACCTTTGTGCTTTCCATCAATCTCCTGTTCCAGCACGTCCATCAGTCTCGACAGAAACTTCCATTACCGCCAAACATAATTCTTGTTGTATGTAggcaaaattttaaaaaataattgtGGTATTTGTCACCGTGACCGTGACAAATGCCTCATAGGTATCGGTCGAAACATCCTCAGATACACGTCTCTCCAGATGACTCTGCTGCCTCCTGGTAACGATCACTCAGGAATACTTCAAGGCAGTAATGGTGGAAAAACCTTAGACATTCTTCAGGATTATTATTCCTCTGCCAATTGTGGCGTGCCAAAAACAACCATCACGTTCACCTCATCAACCACTTTACCCTCCTTGTCAACGAAGATTTCTCCTGAGGTTACATCCATGGCATCAACAGAAAGAGCTCCATCAACTCTGGTGCTCAGCACAGTGATCACCTCAGTGTAGTGCACATTTGGTTGCGCATTGACCTGTGTTTGCATTGCTAGGGTGACACTGCACTTGGATCGTGGTGGGACGATGCCTCTGTCTGGCACTGTGCAGAAGCGTTCTAGCTTTGCCTTTGTGACGAAGGCGATGTAATCATCCATATCGTTGGTCAGCTCTATCGAGTGCGATATCTTGAAGTCTTCAAAGGGAATGCGTATTTCCAGTGGCTCAATCCCAAGGATGTCTTCCAAGCAACAAGAGCTTATCTGCGAGACATATCAGATATACATGCAAGGTTTACCATGGCTTATTGATGCATGCAAATCTAGTGTTGTTTGGGTTCTATTAGGGAGCATATATATGCCCTTACCTGGATTTGGGCTTGGCCATCTGTAGTATCTATTTCCTTCAGCTCGTCTATTATATCTGATATATCAGGTCTGTCTGTCGGGTCATCTTGTATGCATCTTAGGGCCAACTCGAGACACTTCTTCACTTGTTGGCAAGCCAACGATGATTGTTTCATTGATTTAATCCACCGGTGATTCCACCTTCTAATTGCCTGCCATGTTTACAATTGAAGTactaattaaaaaaaataaacacacacacacacacaccccaccatcaccaccataaaAAATAAAGTAAAGCCAAAGCAATTCTCATCTCTAGGAGGTTACCCAATCCCTCATTGGTGATACTTCATTAGTTGGCCTAAACTGCGACACAAGCATACAGTGGTGGAGCGTGGGAAGAAattaaggggggggggggggggggggggggggggggggggctaattCCAGTAGTGACTACACATGTATTATAAAAAGGTCCATCTCTACATGACAATATGAGCTCAAGTCTCCAACAACCTACGTACAGCATGTGCACAATTGCAGGAACCAGCTTGCTTGCATGTATGCATGCAGATTTACTCCGAGGCAACCCAGTTTCGCCTTAACGTAGCTCCGCCAGTGCAAGCATATCTCTATGATTGAAGGACATGCTCTGGCAGGACCATAGTTATGTATGTATATTACCAATAGCTCATGAAATTCACAGCCACATATATAGGAAGATCTAATCATGCATGATTATGAAAAATGTACAAAGGTGATTAGACCGTTTGTCTTACTTTAGTAATATTGGGCTTCGTTCGACTTCCAGTCACCAGCTCTATAATTATTACACCCAAACTATATATGTCTGACTTGCTAGTCGCTTTGCCTCCTGAAATGTATTCTGGAGCGGTATATCCTCTGCACAATAGTACAACAGTTTGATGCACATGACATAATAAAGAGCTTATACATATGAAAGAATTTGGAACTCACTGTGATATGAGACGTGTAGTTGTAGCTAGTGAGTCACTTTCGGGTCTAGATAGACCAAAATCTGTAATTTTGGGCACCATGAGGTCATCTAGTAGTATATTGCCTGGTTTGAGATCCATGTGAATGATTTCCTTATCCTTGTGGAGATAATGCAGACCCCTGCAAATTCCGATAATTATTTGGTAGCGTGTTTGCCATTCGAGTCCCCTCAATTCATCTAAAGAAATAAAAGATGAAAACATAGTGTTTTAGAAGGTGGTTGTCATCAATATTTGGTTTATGATTACTAATTGTTGGTGCACATCTATACCACACACCAATGTGCTACCATGAACATCCCTGCAAAATCTAGCTTAGATGGTTTGCAAAGGGAACCTATTGAAACCTATGAATGCCTCTAGAGGAGGAACCCATAGGGGAGGCTCTCCTCGGGATGTTTTAGGGTCGGCAGACCACCTAGAATGCCAACCACCATCAAGACAAATGATGAACATCAACTAACGAGGTTGGAAAAGCTAGAATttggaaaatataaaaatatTGGATTGCTATGTgtttgatcaattggatatcctcAATCGGCCATAGCCCATTATATTTATAAGGTTGGGAGGTCTTGCAACGCTTGGAGATAGTTTACATGTCAAATTATGTGTGAATCTCCAAGTTCTACTTGGACCAGCCAAATCCAAGTATCCAACCTTGTGAATATACCAAATTCGACCTGGCCGGATTGCCCAGCAAACCTTTACATTGATATCAAATTGGGACAACACAAAATTGTTTATAGACAAATATTGGATACTTTCGTTTTATGGTCCATATTGTTGATTATtaatttaatttgtttttaaaagTAGTAGATGAAATAGGGATGCTGATGCGATTAAGGAAATAAGTATAtataaaaaagggcgtacccagtgcagagagctcccgctctgtgcgaggtctggggaagggtgttagtggcaagccttaccctcgcctgtgcaatgcgaggagaccacgactcgaacccgggaccttccggtcataggcggtaagactctgcCGCTtgtaccaggcccgcccttctaaggaaataagtatatatattcatttttgATAGAATATATACTTAAGGAAATAAGTATATATTCTATCAAAAATGTGGTCCTGTTGGGATGCTTGGTCTGACAAACCATTGCATTCAAGATGAGATAGTCCAACATAAGTTCATCTCATGAATTGTAGTGGAATGCCTCCATCTCCATGCTTATATTAATTTTTAGATTGTGCGGGACAGGATGGCGGTGGATTAACTTTTTATATTCCATAAAAAATGATGAGTGAGAAGATAAGGAACCACACACTATTTCTCAAACTAAATGGCTTTTAAGTGATCACTACATTAATGTACCTGAAAGATGTTGGTCAAGGCTGCCATTTCTTATGTATTCAAAACAGAGCAACCTTTCTCGTATATCGGCCATTATAATTGTTCCTCCCAAAGGTATCGCATGTTCTTTTGTAAAAGAACAGTAACCAAGAAATCGTACTATATTTGAGTGCTTAACCGAGATCAAGCTGATAACCTCCCGATGAAACATCTTGTCTTTAATTGTTCGGCTACTGTGAAGCCTCTTTACAGCGACAACCCCATTTCGAAGGATGCCCTGTTTAAATCATCTTGTGAGCACAAACATAAGCATTATATCAAATTCTTATATGCGGTGAGGAAATTTGAAGGTCTGGTGGCATAAAAAAACTAAATTACCTTGTAAACAATTCCACATCCGCCGCTACCAATTTTTTTCTTCTCAGAGAAATTTTCTGTGATGCTATGCAGAAGTACAAAATCTAGAGGGCTTGGTTCCTCACTTTCATTAACTATGCGCTCTAGGATGTTGAGCTCCATGTATCTGTCATGTATTAAAAATAAAGAATGTGTTATCAATTTTAGAGAAAGGAAAAATTAGCTTGATTATCGAATTGAACATAATTGCAATCAAGGACAACATTTGTTTAAAGTAAAAGCAATTGCTGATTGATTTTTGACTGGTAATGATATCCTACATCAGTGCATCACTGCATTTTCATATCTAACCAGTTGTGATGCATGGGGATGATGTGCCATTATCTAACGGTCATCCTAGCATTGCAACAATTGATGGAAACTCAATATTAGTAGTTTACTACTATATTACTACATTAATAATTAATAATACTGCAATTTTGATAGGATAACCCCAATTTTCCTATTTATATAAGACATTTTCTTGTGACAATTGAGGAAGTAATTTCTTATTTATTATTGAATATTGAAGAAAAATAAATTGTTTAGATTTTGAGCATTATAATAGAATACTAATTATCATATTCCTCAATTCAGAAGCTATGAAGTGCTAGCCTCTAGAGGGAGGAAGCCAGAGATAAGGATTAGATCAGCTTTCCATTGTGAACAAGGAATTTTTGCAGTTCATTTGAGATTTCTGTGAGCACAACAAAAGAAAACTTTAGAGATTACAGATAAAATAAATACATAATTAATGAATTACTCCTGTTGTTTTTTTATGTATGACGTTGGCTAGCTCAAATTTGAACTAACCAATGTCATACATAGAAAAATTGAAGGGTGAAGCATATAACTTTTGTGCATTATTCTATACCTAACCGTGGCTGCCTcaaataaaatcattaaaatatcACATAATTAATTTGTAGTTACCAAAAGTCACACATGCGTACCTGGAATCTTCATGAACTGTCTTTGTGTACAGTCCCTGGGATGTTTGCACAACCTGCATTTCCATTTATGAAAGATAACTCCGTACGCGGCTATCAACATGTGTAAGTTGAggatttgtaaaaaaaaaaagtacCAGCAGCATAAGCAATAAGCTTGGGCTCATATATCGGTGTCTTTGACAGTGAAAGAAAAGGTTTCTAAAATAACAAGTTTATACGCTGAAAACAGCTGGTGCTAAAACAGTCACTTGATATACAGATCTAAACTGAAATTTTGCTCTCATTTTCATTCTCCTTGTCAATCATACAAATGATATTCAGTTTCATTTTTCTAACTCATGGTCCAAGTGGCTCACTGGTATATACATACTAATAAAGGAAACACTAGGGATGTATTTTTTTCTCTCCAATATGGATCAACAGAAGTTTCATTCGCATTAACTCACTGGTACGTAGAGATTATATATATGTTAAACCTATCATCTCATGACACACACACACAGGCCACTTTAAGTTAAAATAATCTAACAAGCCATGCtacagagggggggggggggggggggggggggttgcaaACCGCTATTGAATTTCAGGAATATTTTCATTATTTGCCACTACAAATTTATCCAGCCAAAAATTACCCATCGCAAAACATCTAATCCATTATATTAATCCTAACTGGAAGTTATGTCCCCGTCTTCTTCCTCTCACAGCCCTCTTGCTGTCACACATAGTGCCCACCTGGCTTCAACCTTTTTTTTTCGTGAACAAGGCTATGTGTCCGTTTTTCTTAAGAGGGAAGAAGGGAATTAAAACAACAGAAGCAGTGAACCACATGGCTTGCAACTAGCCCCGTAGGTTAAATGaagaaggttaaagtattaaatattaaaaaaaatgcACAAAGATATACCAGATTTGAGCTGGATGAAGGTGGTGTCTGCCTTTCCACTTGTGGGTTTCGTTGATTTTGCTGAGCGCTCAAGGTCTGAATAGCACCAAACAGTAATTGTGGCTTAATTGGTCCCATCATCATATTGAAGTAGTCATTCTGCTCAAACAATACCATGATCAAACAACCGAAAGGGTGAAACAGCAAGATTTACTTTTGCTCCCCAGAAATGTACTTGATCTCTAGTAGAACAAATCTTCGCAAAATAAAAGGGAAGGGGATAGCGGTACCTTGTTTGGAAATTTTCCATACAAGATCTCCTCAAGCCGCTTTGTCAGTACTGGCATATTATTCCACCACTCAGCTGATGTCGTCGGTTGCTTTCCTATATACTCGAATCTGCCGATTTAAGATTAAGAACAGTATAAAAAAAAGTAAGTCATATATATGTTCTATCTGAAAAAATCAGTCACAAACCTAAACTTTGGGGTGCTTAAGAAGGTGATTCAACTAATTTCAAAATACAAAATGAAGTCAATAACTTAAATATCCTTAAGAATAGTCAAAACCTCAGTCCCATACCATCTACAGGGTTCACAAAATCAGCCACATGCACTAAAAAATGCTGGGGTACAGGGGTTTTGTACTGGAATTCAACTAGTGTGAAAATTTATGTGCAACTCCTCATGAGAAGGGAAGACAATAACATGAGTAGTACTTACTAAGTACAATATATCTATATTCAGTAACATACATAAGTAGTACTAAGTGTAAAAACTCCGTTGTCGCCTTGGTCATCACGGAAATTAGGAAATAAGTATTGTGGAAAAAAAATTGATAACGGGCACAC is from Miscanthus floridulus cultivar M001 chromosome 7, ASM1932011v1, whole genome shotgun sequence and encodes:
- the LOC136462662 gene encoding cysteine-rich receptor-like protein kinase 27, with translation MSGKRKMDQVDSGVGVGGGANGQPHHQQFVMLRIAMRKKIFEYIGKQPTTSAEWWNNMPVLTKRLEEILYGKFPNKNDYFNMMMGPIKPQLLFGAIQTLSAQQNQRNPQVERQTPPSSSSNLVVQTSQGLYTKTVHEDSRYMELNILERIVNESEEPSPLDFVLLHSITENFSEKKKIGSGGCGIVYKGILRNGVVAVKRLHSSRTIKDKMFHREVISLISVKHSNIVRFLGYCSFTKEHAIPLGGTIIMADIRERLLCFEYIRNGSLDQHLSDELRGLEWQTRYQIIIGICRGLHYLHKDKEIIHMDLKPGNILLDDLMVPKITDFGLSRPESDSLATTTRLISQGYTAPEYISGGKATSKSDIYSLGVIIIELVTGSRTKPNITKAIRRWNHRWIKSMKQSSLACQQVKKCLELALRCIQDDPTDRPDISDIIDELKEIDTTDGQAQIQISSCCLEDILGIEPLEIRIPFEDFKISHSIELTNDMDDYIAFVTKAKLERFCTVPDRGIVPPRSKCSVTLAMQTQVNAQPNVHYTEVITVLSTRVDGALSVDAMDVTSGEIFVDKEGKVVDEVNVMVVFGTPQLAEE